From a region of the Rhipicephalus microplus isolate Deutch F79 chromosome X, USDA_Rmic, whole genome shotgun sequence genome:
- the LOC142775302 gene encoding ubiquitin-conjugating enzyme E2 Z-like: MDEPRRSAATCNVENALAQPKQPSEQCLLRLNQDLKNIIDNPVPGIFVEPEKGDVTYVHAIIVGPDNTPCQGGLFHFVLKFPLNYPDCPPQVRFMTTDGGRVRFNRKLYSSGLVSLSIPGTFHGPSWNPEMTLKTVVVSIQSLLIEQPLAYEPALGLEFETWLEKTIGYNNNMRFQTIKVAICDALEACLLGNSLYPQDLQMTVMKHFVEQYANYETVAFLLLDQDSSEQESQQHAALLERLQDLHDRILLNTPTMRKLWQCVMNF, encoded by the coding sequence ATGGACGAACCTCGGCGAAGTGCAGCTACGTGCAATGTGGAGAACGCATTGGCCCAGCCCAAGCAGCCGTCGGAGCAGTGTCTGCTGAGACTCAACCAGGACCTCAAGAACATCATTGACAACCCTGTGCCAGGAATCTTCGTCGAGCCCGAAAAAGGCGACGTCACCTACGTCCACGCCATCATCGTGGGACCCGACAACACGCCGTGCCAGGGAGGCTTGTTTCATTTCGTGCTGAAGTTCCCCCTCAACTACCCAGACTGTCCACCGCAGGTACGCTTCATGACAACCGACGGCGGAAGGGTGCGCTTCAACCGGAAACTGTACAGCAGTGGGCTCGTCTCGCTCAGTATTCCGGGAACGTTTCATGGACCCTCGTGGAACCCGGAGATGACCCTTAAGACAGTGGTGGTGTCGATCCAGTCGTTGCTCATCGAGCAGCCGTTAGCCTATGAACCTGCACTGGGACTGGAGTTCGAAACTTGGCTTGAAAAGACGATTGGTTACAACAACAATATGCGCTTCCAGACCATCAAGGTCGCAATTTGCGACGCACTCGAGGCTTGCCTCCTCGGCAACTCGTTGTACCCGCAGGACCTGCAGATGACTGTCATGAAGCACTTCGTAGAACAATATGCCAACTACGAAACTGTAGCCTTCCTTCTACTTGACCAAGACTCGAGCGAGCAGGAATCTCAGCAGCACGCAGCGCTACTCGAGAGACTGCAGGACTTGCATGATCGCATACTGCTAAATACCCCAACGATGAGAAAATTGTGGCAATGCGTCATGAACTTCTAG